ACCGGCTATCTGGTCTGTACTGTCGTGATTTCCGCGATCGTCTATCCGATCGCAGGGCATTGGGCATGGGGCGGTTTGCTCGCCGATACCGGGCAGGGATGGCTCGAAGCGCGCGGCTTCGTCGATTTCGCGGGATCGACTGTCGTGCATGTCATCGGCGGCGTCGCGGCACTTGCGGCGGTGCTGTGTCTTGGTCCGCGCATCGGCAAGTTCGATGCCCAGGGCAATCCGGTGCGCATCCAGGGGCATAGCCCGGTGCTTGCGCTTACCGGCGTGCTGCTGCTCTGGATCGGCTGGGCGCGGGTGCGCGCAATCACCGTGGAAGCGGCGCGATCGGGATCGAACAGCACCGAGCTGATCGATTCACTGCGCGGCAGTGCGCAGTCGATTTCCTCGGTGGTCGATTTCATCCAGTCGGTCGCCAAACAGACCAACCTGCTCGCGCTCAACGCTTCGATCGAGGCCGCGCGCGCTGGCGAAGCGGGGCAGGGATTCGCCGTGGTGGCGAACGAAGTGAAGCAGCTCGCCAAGCAGACCGACCATGCCGCCACCGACGTGATGCGGCGCGTGGAGGACATAACCCGTGCGGTGGAAGAAGCGGTCGGCGGCATGTCCACGATTGCCGATGCGATCCGCCGTACCGAAGACGCCACCCATGCGGTGTCGCACAGTGTCGATCAGCAATCCGAAGCGACCGCCGAGCTGAGCGAACGCGCTGCCGATGCCGCGGAAACCTCGTACCGGCTCGACGAACGCATTCGCGGGCTGTCGGCGACGACGGGGTCCACGCAGACCTCAGCCGATGAACTGCGCAGCGCCGCGCAGTCGCTGTCGGAAATGGCGAAAGTGCTAGGATCGACGATCGACACCGAATTCCGCCAGTTCCGCGAACATGTGAAGGCGGCGTAGGTTGCGCCTGGGGGCTGCCCCTCTCAACTTCGGATAGCGAGCAAGCTCGCAAGCCTTCGTATCTCTCCCCCGAGGGGAGAGAGTTGGGTGGCGTCATTCCCTCGAGCTCGCTCACGGAGGGGGCCGCGCCGCACAGCGGCGTGGTGCAGGGGCATAGCCGCCAACGAAAAAGGCCGCCCTCCTTTCGGAAGGCGGCCCTTTCCTTTTCGGCGTCAGCCGCCGGCGATTATTCCTTGTTGAGGTAATCGCCCGCGTCTTCGTCGGTGCCGTGACCGGAGGTTTCCACCTTTTCCAGCGCATCCGAAGTGACGCGCGCGTCGTTCGGATCCTGCGCCAGTTCGGCTTCGTGCTCGGCCGCCGCGCTTTCGGGCGCGATCAGCGCTTCCTGCAGCTTGCGCTGCTGGGCGCGCAGCGCCGCGTCGCGCGACGATGCGGCGATGCGCATGCGGTTCATGCCCGCGCCGGTACCCGCCGGGATGAGGCGGCCGACGATGACATTCTCCTTGAGGCCGATCAGCGTGTCCTGCTTGCCCTGCACCGCGGCCTCGGTGAGGACGCGCGTGGTTTCCTGGAACGACGCCGCCGAGATGAACGAACGCGTCTGCAGCGAAGCCTTGGTGATGCCGAGCAGCACGGGCTTGCCCTGTGCCGGCATCTGGCCCGGAGCCAGCTTGGCGTTGGTTTTGTCCATTTCGTCGCGATCGACCTGCTCGCCCGGAAGCAGCGTGGTGTCGCCGGCTTCGGTGATCTCGACCTTTTGCAGCATCTGGCGAACGATCACCTCGATGTGCTTGTCGTTGATCTTCACGCCCTGCAGTCGATAGACTTCCTGGATTTCGCTGACCAGATATTCGGCCAGTGCCTCGATGCCGAGGACTTCCAGAATGTCGTGCGGATCGGGGCTGCCGCCGATCAGGTTGTCGCCACGCTTGACATAGTCGCCTTCCTGAACGTCGATCACCTTCGACTTCGGCACCAGATATTCGACGACGTCGCCGCCGTCCTCCGGCTGGATGCCGATCTTGCGCTTGGCCTTATAGTCCTTGCCGAACACGACGCGGCCCGAGACCTTCGCGATGATCGCGTTTTCCTTGGGCTTGCGCGCTTCGAACAGCTCGGCGACGCGCGGCAGACCGCCGGTGATGTCGCGGGTCTTTGCGGACTCGCGGGCAACACGGGCAAGCACGTCACCGGCCTGGACCGTCGCACCATCCTCGACGCTGATCACCGCGCCCGGCTGCAGCATGTAGCGGCCGGCTTCTTCCGCGCTGTCGCCCGTCAGGGTGAGGCGCGGACGCAGGTCTTCCTTGCTGCGGGCGGAACCACGGTAATCGGTGACGACGCGCTGGGTGATGCCCGTCGCTTCGTCGGCCTGCTCGGTCAGCGTCTTGCCGTCGATCAGGTCCTGATACTTCACCGTACCCGGATTTTCCGTGATCACAGGCGCAGTGAACGGATCCCATTCGGCCATGCGGTCGCCGGCGGTCACGATGTGACCATCGTCGAACAGCACATGCGCACCGTACGGAATCTTGTGCACCGCCAGCTCGCGGCCCTCGGTGTCGAGGATCGCCAGCTCTGCCGAGCGCGACAGAACCACGCGGCGGCCGCGCTGATCCATGATCATGCGCACGTCGCGGAATTCGACCTTGCCGTCGACAGGGGCTTCGAGGTTCGACTGCTCGTTGAGCTGCGCCGCGCCGCCGATGTGGAAGGTACGCATGGTCAGCTGCGTGCCCGGTTCCCCGATCGACTGCGCCGCGATGACGCCGACCGCTTCGCCGATATTCACCGGCGTACCGCGGGCGAGGTCACGGCCATAGCATTTGCCGCACACGCCGATCTTGGCTTCGCAGACCAGCGGCGAGCGGATCTTCATGCCCTGAACGCCAACGGCCTCGATCTGCGCGACCATCGCTTCGTCGAGCAACGTGCCCGACGGGATCACCACTTCGCCGGTCTTGCTGTCGACCACATCCTCAGCCGTGGTGCGGCCCAGGATACGCTCGCCGAGCGAGGCGATGGTGCTGCCGCCCTGAACAATCGCCTTCATTTCCAGCGCGCGTTCGGTGCCGCAATCATCTTCCATGATGACGCAGTCCTGCGACACGTCGACCAGACGACGCGTGAGATAGCCCGAGTTCGCGGTTTTCAACGCCGTGTCCGCCAGGCCCTTACGCGCGCCGTGGGTGGAGTTGAAATATTCAAGAACGGTCAGGCCTTCCTTGAAGTTCGAGATGATCGGGGTTTCGATGATCTCGCCCGACGGCTTGGCCATCAGGCCACGCATGCCGGCAAGCTGCTTGATCTGCGCCTGCGAACCACGGGCACCCGAATGCGCCATCATGTAGATCGAGTTGATCGGCTTTTCGCGGCCGGCATCGGGGCCATCCTCGAACTTCTTGACCGCCTTGATCTCGTCCATCATCGCGCCGGCCACCTGGTCGCCGCAACGGCTCCAGGCGTCGATCACCTTGTTGTACTTTTCCTGCTGGGTGATCAGGCCGTCCTGATACTGCTGCTCGTAATCCTTCACCAGCGCGCGGGTTTCCTCGACCAGCCCTTCCTTCGCGGCGGGGATGATCATGTCGTCCATGCCGAACGAAATGCCGGCGCGGAACGCGTGCTGGAAGCCCAGCGTCATGATGCCGTCGGCGAACAGCACCGTCTCCTTCTGGCCGGTGTGGCGATAGACAGTGTCGATGACGTCGCCGATTTCCTTCTTGGTGAGAAGGCGGTTGATCGTTTCGAACGGCACGCGGTGCGATTTGGGCAGCTTTTCACCGATCAGCATACGACCCGGCGTCGTTTCGACGCGCTGCATATACTCATTGCCTTCCTCGTCCGTCTGCGGGACGCGGGTGGTGATCTTGGTGTGAAGCGTCACCGCGCCGTTGAACAGCGCCTGATGGACTTCCTCCATATCGCCCAGGATCATGCCTTCGCCGGGCTCGTTCTCCTTCTCCATCGAGAGGTAATAGAGACCCAGCACCATGTCCTGCGACGGCACGATGATCGGCTTGCCGTTGGCGGGCGAGAGGATGTTGTTGGTCGACATCATCAGCACGCGCGCTTCCAGCTGCGCCTCGAGGCTCAGCGGAACGTGGACGGCCATCTGGTCGCCGTCGAAATCGGCGTTGAACGCCGAACAGACGAGCGGGTGGAGCTGGATCGCCTTGCCTTCGATCAGCACCGGCTCGAACGCCTGGATGCCGAGGCGGTGAAGCGTCGGGGCGCGGTTCAGCAGCACCGGGTGCTCGCGAATGACTTCGTCGAGGATATCCCAGACTTCCTTGCGTTCCTTCTCGACCCATTTCTTCGCCTGCTTGAGGGTCATGGAGAGACCCTTGGCATCGAGACGGGCGTAGATGAACGGCTTGAACAGCTCGAGCGCCATCTTCTTCGGCAGGCCGCACTGGTGCAGCTTGAGCTCGGGGCCGGTCACGATGACCGAACGGCCCGAATAGTCGACGCGCTTACCCAGAAGGTTCTGACGGAAGCGGCCCTGCTTGCCCTTGAGCATGTCTGACAGCGACTTGAGCGGACGCTTGTTGGCACCGGTGATGGTGCGGCCGCGACGGCCATTGTCGAACAGTGCGTCGACCGATTCCTGCAGCATGCGCTTTTCGTTGCGGACGATGATGTCCGGCGCGCGCAGCTCCATCAGCCGCTTGAGGCGGTTGTTGCGGTTGATCACGCGGCGATAGAGGTCGTTGAGGTCCGACGTCGCGAAACGGCCACCGTCCAGCGGGACGAGCGGGCGCAGTTCGGGCGGAATGACCGGCACGACTTCGAGGATCATCCATTCGGGGCGATTGCCCGATTCGATGAAGCTTTCGACGACCTTGAGCCGCTTGATGATCTTCTTGGGCTTCAGCTCGGACTTGGTCTCGGCCAGTTCCTTGAGCAGGTCCTCACGCTCGCCTTCGAGGTCGAGGTCCATGAGCATGACCTTGACCGCCTCGGCGCCGATGCCGGCGGAGAAGGCGTCTTCACCATATTCGTCCTGCGCGTCGAGCAGTTCGTCCTCGGTGAGGAGCTGGAACTTTTCGAGCGGGGTCAGGCCGGGCTCGGTGACGATGTAGCTTTCAAAATACAGCACGCGCTCGAGCTGCTTGAGCTGCATGTCGAGCAGCAGGCCGATGCGCGACGGCAGCGACTTCAAAAACCAGATGTGCGCGACAGGCGCTGCGAGTTCGATATGGCCCATGCGTTCGCGGCGGACCTTCGACACGGTGACTTCGACACCGCATTTTTCGCAGACGATGCCCTTATACTTCATGCGCTTGTACTTGCCGCACAGGCATTCGTAATCCTTGATCGGACCGAAGATGCGCGCGCAGAACAGGCCGTCACGTTCCGGCTTGAACGTGCGATAGTTGATCGTCTCGGGCTTCTTGATCTCGCCGAACGACCAGGAACGGATGCGGTCAGGCGACGCGATGCCGATCTGGATCTGGTCGAAGGTTTCCGGCTTGGCCACCGGGTTCGCGAAATTGGTCAGTTCGTTCATTTTCTTACCTCATTCCCCTCCCGCTTGCGGGAGGGGCTAGGGGTGGGCATTTCTTCGGGTGGCACCTGTGGGCAGGCCCACCCCCGGCCCCTCCCGCGAGCGGGAGGGGAGAAGAAAGGCTATTCCGCAGCCTCGGGCAGCTCGTCCTGGTCCTCGTCCTCGTGGCTCTTGAGTTCCACGTTGAGGCCCAGCGAGCGCATTTCCTTGACGAGCACGTTGAAGCTCTCGGGGATGCCGGCCTCGAAGGTATCGTCGCCCTTGACGATCGCTTCATAGACCTTGGTGCGGCCGATCACGTCGTCGGACTTCACCGTCAGCATTTCCTGGAGCGTGTAGGCGGCGCCATAAGCCTGGAGCGCCCACACTTCCATTTCCCCGAAGCGCTGGCCGCCGAACTGCGCCTTGCCGCCCAGCGGCTGCTGGGTGACGAGCGAGTAGGGGCCGATCGAACGCGCGTGGATCTTGTCGTCGACCAGGTGGTGCAGCTTGAGCATGTAGATGATGCCCACCGTCACCTTGCGGTCGAACGCGTCGCCGGTGCGGCCGTCGAACAAGGTCGACTGGCCCGAACGATCGAGACCCGCCAGCTCCAGCATGTCCGCCACGTCGCTTTCGCGCGCGCCGTCGAACACCGGCGTGCCCATCGGGACGCCCGTGCTGACATTCTGGATCAGCTCGGCGACCTGCTCGGGCTTCCGCGCATCGATGCCGTCGGCATAATGTTCGCCATAGACGGTCTTGAGCCGGTCCTTGACCGCATCGGGGATTTCGCCCGGCTGCGCATCGGGATTGGCTTCGCGCCAGTCTTCCAGTTGCCGCGTGACCTGCATGCCCAGATTGCGGGCCGCCCAGCCGAGATGCGTCTCGAAGATCTGCCCGACGTTCATGCGCGAAGGCACGCCCAGCGGGTTGAGCACGATGTCGACCGGCGTACCGTCCTCGAGGAAGGGCATGTCTTCCTGCGGCAGGATCCGCGAGATGACACCCTTGTTCCCGTGGCGGCCGGCCATCTTGTCGCCCGGCTGCAGCTTGCGCTTCACCGCGACGAACACCTTGACCATCTTGAGCACGCCCGGCGGCAGCTCGTCGCCCCGCTCCAGCTTCTCGCGGCGATCCTCGAACTTGTCGCGGATCTTCTTCACCGCCTCGTCATACTGGGCCTTCACCGCTTCGAGGTTCGACTGCATCGCGTCGTCCTGAACGGCGAACTTCCACCATTCGTGACGATCGACGCTGTCGAGCACGTCCTCGGAGATCTCGGTGCCCTTCTTGACGCCCTTGGGCGCGCCGGTGGCGACCTGGCCGAGCAGCATTTCCTTCAGACGCGACCAGGTGGCGCGGTTGAGGATGTTGCGTTCGTCGTCCGAGTCCTTGCGCAGACGCTCGATTTCCTCGCGTTCGATCGCCAGCGCGCGCTCGTCCTTGTCGATGCCGTGGCGATTGAAGACGCGGACGTCGACGATCGTGCCGGCAACGCCCGGCGGCAGGCGGAGCGAGGTGTCGCGCACGTCGCTGGCCTTTTCGCCGAAGATGGCGCGGAGGAGCTTTTCCTCCGGCGTCATCGGGCTTTCGCCCTTGGGCGTGATCTTGCCGACCAGGATGTCGCCCGGCTCCACTTCGGCGCCGATATAGACGATGCCCGCTTCGTCGAGGTTGCGCAGCGCTTCCTCGCCGACATTGGGAATGTCGCGGGTGATGTCTTCGGGCCCGAGCTTGGTGTCGCGCGCCATCACTTCGAATTCATCGATGTGGATCGACGTGAACACGTCGTCCTTCACGATGCGCTCGGAGATCAGGATCGAGTCCTCGTAGTTGTAGCCGTTCCAGGGCATGAACGCGACGAGCGCGTTGCGGCCCAGCGCCAGCTCGCCGAACTCGGTCGAGGGGCCGTCGGCGATGATGTCACCGGCGTTCACCGTCTCGCCAACCTTCACCAGCGGACGCTGGTTGATGCAGGTCGACTGGTTCGAACGCTGGAACTTCATCAGCGTGTAGATGTCGACGCCGCTTTCGGTGGCTTCGACATCGCCCGAGGCGCGGATGACGATACGGGTGGCGTCCACCTGATCGACGATGCCCGAACGCTTGGCGGCGATCGCCGCGCCCGAATCCCGCGCAACCGTTTCTTCCATGCCGGTGCCGACGAAAGGCGCTTCGGCCTTCACCAGCGGCACGGCCTGGCGCTGCATGTTCGATCCCATCAGCGCGCGGTTGGCGTCATCGTTTTCCAGGAACGGAATGAGCGAGGCCGCGACCGAGACGAGCTGCTTGGGCGAAACGTCCATCAGCGTGATCTGATCGCGCAGCGCCATCAGGAATTCGCCGCCCTGACGCGCCGACACCAGATCGTCAGCGAAGCTGCCGTCCTCGTTGAGGTCGGCCGATGCCTGCGCGACGGTGTGCTTCTGCTCTTCCATCGCCGAGAGATAGACGACTTCGTTCGTGACCTTGCCGTCGATGATCTTGCGGTACGGGGTTTCGATGAAGCCGTACTTGTTCACGCGGCTGAACGTCGCGAGGCTGTTGATCAGACCGATGTTCGGGCCTTCCGGCGTTTCGATCGGGCAGATACGGCCATAATGCGTCGGATGAACGTCGCGGACTTCGAAGCCGGCGCGTTCGCGCGTCAGGCCGCCCGGCCCGAGCGCCGAAACGCGACGCTTGTGCGTCACTTCGGACAGCGGGTTGGTCTGGTCCATGAACTGCGACAGCTGCGAGGAGCCGAAGAATTCGCGCACCGCGGCAACCGCCGGCTTGGCGTTGATCAGGTCGTTCGGCATCACCGTCGACACGTCGACCGACGACATGCGTTCCTTCACCGCGCGTTCCATGCGCAGCAGGCCGACGCGATACTGGTTTTCGAGCAGCTCGCCCACCGAACGCACGCGGCGGTTGCCGAGATTGTCGATATCGTCGACTTCGCCCTTGCCGTCCTTCAGGCCGACCAGCGTCTTGACCACTGCGAGGATGTCCTCGGTGCGCAGCGTCGTGACGGTGTCCTCGGCATCGAGATCGAGGCGCATGTTGAGCTTCACACGGCCGACGGCCGAGAGGTCATAGCGCTCGGGATCGAAGAACAGACCGCCGAACAGCGCTTCGGCGGTTTCGAGCGTCGGCGGTTCGCCGGGGCGCATGACGCGATAGATGTCGGCCAGCGCCTGTTCGCGATCCTCGGCCTTGTCGACCTTGAGCGTGTTGCGGATCCAGGGGCCGGTGGTGACGTGATCGATGTCGAGCAGCTCGACGCGGTCGAGCCCGGCCTTGTCGAGCTTTTCGAGGTTTTCGGGCGACACTTCGTCGCCGGCCTCGATGTAGATCTCGCCGGTCTTCTCGTTGATCAGGTCATAGGCGCTGTAGCGGCCGAAGATTTCCTCGGTCGGAATCAGCAGCGTTTCCAGGCCCTCGCGGCCCGCCTTGTTGGCGGCGCGCGGGCTGATCTTCTGGCCGGCGGCGAACACGACTTCGCCCGACTTGGCGTCGACGATGTCGAAGGTCGGCTTCACACCGCGCCAGTTTTCCGGCGTGAACGGGATCTGCCAGCCGCCTTCACCGCGCACATAAGTGACGGTGTTGTAGAAATAGTTGAGGATTTCCTCGCTGTTCAGGCCGAGCGCATAGAGCAGCGAGGTGACCGGCAGCTTGCGCTTGCGGTCGATGCGGACATTGACGATGTCCTTGGCGTCGAACTCGAAATCGAGCCACGAACCGCGATAGGGGATCACGCGCGCGGCGAAGAGATACTTGCCCGAAGCGTGCGTCTTGCCGCGGTCATGGTCGAACAGCACACCCGGCGAGCGGTGCATCTGCGACACGATGACGCGTTCGGTGCCGTTGATGAAGAAGGTGCCGTTCTCGGTCATGAGCGGCATGTCGCCCATGTAGACGTCCTGCTCCTTGATATCGAGAACCGAACGGGCTTCGGTATCGGGATCGACTTCGAACACGATCAGGCGCAGCGTGACGCGCATCGGCGCGGCATAGGTGATGCCGCGCTGGCGGCATTCGTCGGTGTCGAACTTCGGCGGTTCGAGTTCGTAATTGACGAAGTCGAGCTCGGCGGTGCCGGCGAAATCGCGGATCGGGAAGACGCTGCGCAGCGTCTTTTCCAGGCCCGAGACATAGCCGATCGAGGGATCGGACCGCAGGAACTGCTCGTAGGATTCGCGCTGAACCTCGATCAGGTTCGGCATTTCGACGACTTCGTGGATGTCGCCGAAGATCTTGCGGATGCGGCGCTTGACGCTGCTGTTCTGGCCCGCGCGGAGCGCCGCGCCGTTTTCGATCGCCTTGGATGCCATGAAGTGTATTCGCCTCGCTCGGTCAAAAATTCGTGCCCGCTATGCTGGCGGGGGCAGGGCGCGGGTTCCTTTCCAACGCGAAAAAGCCGCAAGTCTCCCGTGGTTCAGGAAAACAGCAGCTTCATGCGACCTGTTGGAATCCCCAGCCGACAATTCTTATGATCCGCTGCGCAACGGCGGCTCATGTCCCGTTCGGATGGAGTTGGATTTCGCCATATAGGGGCGATGTTGGATTTCGTAAAGAGGGGATTGCGCCTCAGACCCGCATTGTCCCGGTCTCGATGAACCTTTGGTGCCACGCGAACGCCTCGCCGCACAGCATCGGCGTCTGCTGGCCATAGCTGCCCTTGCGCGCGCGGTCATAATAATCGCGCAGCATCGGACGATAATCGGGATGCGCGCATTTTTCGATCACCAGCTCCGCGCGGGCGCGCGGGGCCAGGCCGCGCATGTCCGCAAGCCCCTGTTCGGTGACGAGCAATTGCACGTCCTGATTGATGTGATCGACATGGCTGACATGCGGGACGATTGCCGAAATCGCGCCGCGCCTGGCGGTCGAAGGCGTCAGGAAGGCCGAGATAAAGGCGTTGCGCGCGAAATCGCCCGATCCGCCAATCCCGTTCTGGATGCGCGATCCCATGATATGCGTCGAATTGACGTTGCCGTAGATATCGGCCTCGATCATCCCGTTCATCGCGATGCAGCCGAGGCGGCGGATCACTTCCGGGTGATTGCTGATCTCCTGCGGGCGCAGGATCACCTTGTCGCGGAACCGGTCGAGGTCGCGGTTGAGGCCAAGCTGCGCCTCGGGGCTGAGCGAGAAGGCGGTGGTCGATGCGACGCGCAGCTTGCCCGATTTGAGCAGGTCGAGCATCCCGTCCTGCAGCACTTCGGTATAGGCGGTCATGTCGTCGAACGGGGAATCAATGAGCCCCGTCAGCACGGCATTGGCGATGTTGCCGACCCCCGATTGCAGCGGCAGCAAGGATTGCGGCAGCCGCCCGACCTTCACTTCGTGGCGGAGGAATTCGATCAGATGCCCGGCGATCGCCCGTGCGCATTCGTCGGGCGGGGTGAAGGGCGCATTGCGATCGGGCGTGTCGGTTTCGACGATGGCGACGATCTTGTCGGGATCGCAGCGGAAGCGCGGCTCGCCGATGCGCTGGTCGGCGCGCACCAGCGGGATCGGCACGCGGTTCGGTGGCAGCGCGGTGCCGTAATAGATGTCGTGCATCCCCTCCAGCGCCATATTCTGCCAGCTGTTGACCTCCAGAATCACTTTCTGCGCGCAATCGATCCAGGTCTTGTTGTTGCCGACCGAAGTGGAGGGGATCAGCGACCCGTCCTCGCAAATGCCGGTGACTTCGATGACGGCGGTATCGAGCGGCCCGAGAAAACCTTCCCATGCCATCGGCGCGACCTGGCTGAGATGCAGGTCGAAATACTGCATCTCGCCGCGATTGATCTTCTCGCGTGCGATCGGATCGGAATTGTAGGGCATGCGGAATTCGATGCCGTCCGCCTTGGCGAGCGCGCCGTCGAGCTCGGGGCCGGTCGAGGCGCCGCTCCAGATACGCACGGCAAAGGGATCGCCGGCGGCATGGGCGGTTTCGATCCGTTCGGCGAGCGCCAGCGGGATTTCTTTGGGATAGCCCGATCCGGTGAAGCCGCTCATCCCGATGGTCGAACCCGGATCGATCAACGCGGCGGCATCATGCGCCGACATCACTTTCGAACGCAGGGACGGGGCGGCGATACGGCTCGGGCTCACGGGGGTATCCTTGGTCAGCAAATATGGTGGCCTCGATAGGCAAGTGACGGCGCGGGCGAAAGAGGCAGTCTGCGTTTGTCTCAGGCCAGCGGGGCCGGGGCGGGGCCGCGGGTGCGTGTCGCGCGCGTTCGCCCGGGAAAAATGCGCAGTCGTCGCGGAGAAATATAAATAACGCTGCTTATTTTTCCGCATGAACCCCAAATGAACCGATTATTTCGTCGCTCTGAACCTATCAGTTCATCGCCGATTTGGAGAAAAACCGGAACTGGTTTGCCCGCGTGGAATTGTCCCGCTCGCTATGACCAAGATGCGATACCATGCTCGTCCGGCCGCGGTGGCGCTTATTGCCGCCCTGGCCGTTTCCGCCACCACTGCACAGGCACAGGATGCTGCGTCGGGAACGACGCAGATTGCGCCGACGACGTCGCCGGTACCTTCGGTTGCGCCTGTTCCGGCACCGACAACGCCGGCACCGATTGTGCCGCAGGTTCCGCAATCGACCCAGGACGGCGCACAGTCGCTTACCGCGCCCGACATTCCAGAATCGACGCCCAGCCCTTCGACGGTCGCAACCCAGCAGCTCCCCTCGGGCGTCGGCGATCCCGAATCTTCCACGCCGGTGAGTGCCGCAGCAGTTGCACAGATCGAAGCCGAGCGCGCGGCGCAGGCCGAGGCGGCCGCCGCGCGTCGCGAAGTCGCGCGCCGTTCGGCCGCCGCGACCAGAACGACGGCACCGGAAGCTGAGGCAGCGCCCGCTGCGCCGTCCGCCGATGTCGAAACCGCGGCTGCGGGGGCGGACCTTTCCGGCCCGGCCCTGGCGCCGGCCGACGGTTCGGGTGACGTTGCCGCCATCAATTCGAGTGTCGAGCAGCAGGCGATGCAGCAACAGCAGGCTGCGAGCGAGCCCGCTCCGGTCGCGCCCGCACCCAAAGCGACGGCCACCAGCGACGGCATCGCCGACGATGTTGCGCTGTGGGGCGGTCTTGCGCTGGTGCTCGGCATAGGCGGTGTCGGTGCGGCGGCGGCGATGCGCCGGCGTTCGGATCGACCCGAAGCCGCGCCGGTAGCCGCACGCACCAAATCTGAAGCGAAGCCCGTGCCCGCTCCGGTTACGCGAGAGGTTCGCGAGCCGCAGCCGGCAATGGCCGCTACGGCGGCGCCCGCGCCCCGGGCGGAGCCTGTCGCGGCTGCTCCGGCAATGTCGAACGCTGCGGTCGCCACGGCGTCCACGGCTGGCATGGGCCGCCACCAGATCGCTGCAATGCGCGGCCCGAGCGAGGAAAACCCGTTCCTCACGCTGCGCAACCGGATGAAGCGTGCGCGCTTCCTCGACCAGCGCGAGCGCGTCGGTGAGGCGGCGGAGGAACGCCGTGCGCCTCAGCGGGCTGCCGCTGCGGCCGCCGCGCCGGCCCCGGTTCGGGCGCGCCGGCCCGTCGCCGATCCGGTGGCGCGCGCGAAGGAGAAGATCGGATCGATCACCGACTCCGCCGCATGGCAGCTCGGAGGAAAGCCTTCTTATTCGGGCTGAACGCAATCTGCGTTGCCAGTAGCGTATCGCAGCGCAGGGGAAGGGGGCGCACCGGACAGCGCGCCCCCTTTTCCATGTTCGTGTGAAGGCCGCGGCGAGGCCGGCAATCCCGCCCCGGCGGAACCGCGTCCACGAAAAAAGGGCGGCCCGTTGCCGGACCGCCCTTCTTTTCTTCGCTCGAAAGAGCTTGAAGCGCTTACTTGAGCTCGACGGTGCCGCCGGCTGCTTCGATCTGCGCCTTGATCTTTTCGGCTTCGTCCTTGGCGATGCCTTCCTTGACGGCCTTCGG
This genomic interval from Sphingosinithalassobacter tenebrarum contains the following:
- a CDS encoding methyl-accepting chemotaxis protein, coding for MTRLISIVAMLFATAIAAPPAHAGWIEADKTAFDHGWLVLAGILVFFMQIGFLFLEAGTVRSKNSINVAMKNLVDFVVTTLCYALVGFALMFGASQFGFIGWSSRLALAGFTDTSTLTFFIFQVMFCGTASTIVSGAVAERMRFTGYLVCTVVISAIVYPIAGHWAWGGLLADTGQGWLEARGFVDFAGSTVVHVIGGVAALAAVLCLGPRIGKFDAQGNPVRIQGHSPVLALTGVLLLWIGWARVRAITVEAARSGSNSTELIDSLRGSAQSISSVVDFIQSVAKQTNLLALNASIEAARAGEAGQGFAVVANEVKQLAKQTDHAATDVMRRVEDITRAVEEAVGGMSTIADAIRRTEDATHAVSHSVDQQSEATAELSERAADAAETSYRLDERIRGLSATTGSTQTSADELRSAAQSLSEMAKVLGSTIDTEFRQFREHVKAA
- the rpoC gene encoding DNA-directed RNA polymerase subunit beta'; the encoded protein is MNELTNFANPVAKPETFDQIQIGIASPDRIRSWSFGEIKKPETINYRTFKPERDGLFCARIFGPIKDYECLCGKYKRMKYKGIVCEKCGVEVTVSKVRRERMGHIELAAPVAHIWFLKSLPSRIGLLLDMQLKQLERVLYFESYIVTEPGLTPLEKFQLLTEDELLDAQDEYGEDAFSAGIGAEAVKVMLMDLDLEGEREDLLKELAETKSELKPKKIIKRLKVVESFIESGNRPEWMILEVVPVIPPELRPLVPLDGGRFATSDLNDLYRRVINRNNRLKRLMELRAPDIIVRNEKRMLQESVDALFDNGRRGRTITGANKRPLKSLSDMLKGKQGRFRQNLLGKRVDYSGRSVIVTGPELKLHQCGLPKKMALELFKPFIYARLDAKGLSMTLKQAKKWVEKERKEVWDILDEVIREHPVLLNRAPTLHRLGIQAFEPVLIEGKAIQLHPLVCSAFNADFDGDQMAVHVPLSLEAQLEARVLMMSTNNILSPANGKPIIVPSQDMVLGLYYLSMEKENEPGEGMILGDMEEVHQALFNGAVTLHTKITTRVPQTDEEGNEYMQRVETTPGRMLIGEKLPKSHRVPFETINRLLTKKEIGDVIDTVYRHTGQKETVLFADGIMTLGFQHAFRAGISFGMDDMIIPAAKEGLVEETRALVKDYEQQYQDGLITQQEKYNKVIDAWSRCGDQVAGAMMDEIKAVKKFEDGPDAGREKPINSIYMMAHSGARGSQAQIKQLAGMRGLMAKPSGEIIETPIISNFKEGLTVLEYFNSTHGARKGLADTALKTANSGYLTRRLVDVSQDCVIMEDDCGTERALEMKAIVQGGSTIASLGERILGRTTAEDVVDSKTGEVVIPSGTLLDEAMVAQIEAVGVQGMKIRSPLVCEAKIGVCGKCYGRDLARGTPVNIGEAVGVIAAQSIGEPGTQLTMRTFHIGGAAQLNEQSNLEAPVDGKVEFRDVRMIMDQRGRRVVLSRSAELAILDTEGRELAVHKIPYGAHVLFDDGHIVTAGDRMAEWDPFTAPVITENPGTVKYQDLIDGKTLTEQADEATGITQRVVTDYRGSARSKEDLRPRLTLTGDSAEEAGRYMLQPGAVISVEDGATVQAGDVLARVARESAKTRDITGGLPRVAELFEARKPKENAIIAKVSGRVVFGKDYKAKRKIGIQPEDGGDVVEYLVPKSKVIDVQEGDYVKRGDNLIGGSPDPHDILEVLGIEALAEYLVSEIQEVYRLQGVKINDKHIEVIVRQMLQKVEITEAGDTTLLPGEQVDRDEMDKTNAKLAPGQMPAQGKPVLLGITKASLQTRSFISAASFQETTRVLTEAAVQGKQDTLIGLKENVIVGRLIPAGTGAGMNRMRIAASSRDAALRAQQRKLQEALIAPESAAAEHEAELAQDPNDARVTSDALEKVETSGHGTDEDAGDYLNKE